The Bacteroidota bacterium genomic sequence GAAAAATCAACACTCGAAAAAGTAGTGAGCAGCCCCGTTACACAGCAGTTCGGTAAATCGCTTGTGCGCGGATTAATGGGCATGCTGTTTGGCAGCAGTTCTTCAGGAAGGCGGAAAAAGAAAGGGTTGTTTTCGTAAGAGCGTTTGATGAAGGTAAACACCTCTTTCTTTTTGATTCTTATCGAATCAAAAACATTGCAGAATGCCCTCCTTATATTCTTGAAAGTTTTGAATTCGGATGTTTTCGGTTATGAAAAACGCCAACTACTGCTATAAACTTTTTATCGTTTAGTAGTTTATAAACTATTGAGTAAGGGAAACGATCCATCCAGATAATTCTTGCTTTAGTTGAATAAGCATGACCAATAGCCGGATTCTTTTCGATTCTGTCTAATGAAATTTTCAATTCATTAAGAAAACTATCTTTTAGATCTATAGAAATTGACCGATACCATTCTGCAGCCAAATGTATGTCGTCAACAGCCTTTTCCCGAATTATTAACTTCATTTCTTAAGCCGGGCGTCAATTATTTTGAAAGCCTCCTCCACGGAGTAATT encodes the following:
- a CDS encoding type II toxin-antitoxin system RelE/ParE family toxin; this translates as MKLIIREKAVDDIHLAAEWYRSISIDLKDSFLNELKISLDRIEKNPAIGHAYSTKARIIWMDRFPYSIVYKLLNDKKFIAVVGVFHNRKHPNSKLSRI